In one Vanessa tameamea isolate UH-Manoa-2023 chromosome 10, ilVanTame1 primary haplotype, whole genome shotgun sequence genomic region, the following are encoded:
- the LOC113404059 gene encoding ATP-binding cassette sub-family G member 4 gives MLANLSGTLVQGFHQDGHAAMTSGKNMESKSTQIHLPLMGRGSRGELNDKVMFSQVKSPPEQLNNGQLLGGSQINLCNGGAGAAMTGLVPKIPNGYGDQKKPMASLTHLPKRPPVDIEFSDLSYSVSEGRKRGYKALLKCINGTFRSSELTAIMGPSGAGKSTLMNILAGYKTSNVSGSILINGKERNLRRFRKLSCYIMQDDCLLPHLTVKEAMNVSANLKLGKDMTVTAKKIVINEILEMLSLVEAGDTRTINLSGGQKKRLSIALELVNNPPVMFFDEPTSGLDSSSCFQCISLLKSLARGGRTIICTIHQPSARLFEMFDFLYTLAEGQCIYQGSVTSLVPFLSSMGLHCPSYHNPADYVMEVATGEHGDWVHKLVMAVNKGNCGRGQSSTSSSSSSVPQNCNYNNQSKNNIKKEALEIVIDKPTCTVIDMSEPTLNTEKQNALPNSTNLAPVTCTTSLLDSSESFTKKPQNTGFPTSGWKQFWILLKRTFRSILRDQMLTHLRLCSHTVVGLLIGFLYYDIGQDAAKVMSNAGCIFFTVMFTMFTAMMPTILTFPTEMSVFVREHLNYWYSLKAFYFAKTMADLPFQIVFSGVYVIIVYFMTGQPMQTDRVLMFTTINILTALVAQSLGLLIGAAMKIETGVYLGPVTTIPVVLFSGFFVNFNAIPSYLQWLTYLSYVRYGFEGAMLSVYGFGREKLHCSEAYCHFRTPSLFLKEMTMDHSNFWVDVGALSAFFVFIRVISYLVLRFKLKMMQ, from the exons agGATCTCAAATAAATCTGTGCAACGGCGGCGCTGGAGCTGCCATGACTGGATTGGTACCAAAGATACCTAATGGCTATGGAGATCAGAAGAAACCAATGGCATCCCTCACTCATTTACCGAAACGTCCGCCGGTAGACATCGAGTTTTCAGATTTATCATATTCCGTCAGTGAGGGCAGAAAGAGAGGGTACAAAGCCTTATTAAAGTGCATCAATGGTACTTTCCGCTCGAGTGAGTTGACGGCCATCATGGGGCCATCTGGTGCTGGCAAGAGTACCCTCATGAATATATTAGCTGGATACAA aACGTCAAACGTCAGCGGTTCAATACTTATAAATGGCAAAGAGAGGAATCTCAGACGGTTTCGCAAATTGTCTTGTTACATAATGCAAGACGACTGTCTCCTACCACATCTCACCGTGAAGGAAGCGATGAATGTCTCAGCAAATTTAAAACTCGGTAAAGATATGACTGTTACCGCAAAGAAAATAGTCATCAACGAAATATTAGAAATGCTGAGTCTTGTAGAAGCTGGTGACACGCGAACAATAAATCTATCAGGAGGACAAAAGAAACGTCTGTCTATAGCTTTAGAGCTAGTTAACAACCCGCCAGTCATGTTTTTCGACGAGCCCACATCTGGATTGGATAGTTCATCATGTTTTCAATGTATATCTCTGTTAAAATCTCTTGCAAGAGGTGGAAGAACAATCATATGTACCATCCATCAACCGTCCGCGAGGCTCTTCGAAATGTTTGACTTTCTATACACATTGGCTGAAGGTCAATGTATATATCAAGGTTCAGTGACTAGCTTAGTGCCGTTTTTATCATCTATGGGATTACATTGTCCAAGTTACCACAATCCTGCTGACTATG TGATGGAAGTAGCAACGGGTGAACACGGCGACTGGGTGCACAAACTGGTGATGGCTGTGAATAAGGGCAACTGTGGCAGAGGACAGTCATCGACGTCTTCTTCCTCATCCTCCGTGCCTCAGAACTGCAACTATAACAATCAAAGCAAGAACAATATTAAGAAGGAAGCACTTGAGATAGTTATTG ACAAACCAACGTGCACTGTGATAGATATGTCAGAACCGACCCTCAACACTGAGAAACAAAATGCTCTACCGAATTCAACGAACTTAGCGCCCGTCACTTGTACTACTTCTCTCCTCGATTCAAGCGAGAGTTTCACGAAGAAGCCACAAAATACCGGCTTTCCGACGTCAGGATGGAAGCAATTTTGGATCTTATTGAAAAGAACTTTCCGAAGTATTTTACGAGATCAAATGTTGACGCATTTAAGGTTATGTTCGCATACTGTTGTTGGCTTGTTGATTGGATTTCTGTACTACGATATTGGACAAGATGCTGCTAAAGTTATGAGTAACGCTGGATGTATATTCTTTACTGTGATGTTCACTATGTTCACGGCTATGATGCCTACAATTCTTACAT TCCCAACTGAGATGAGTGTGTTTGTGAGAGAGCATTTAAATTATTGGTACTCGTTGAAAGCGTTCTATTTTGCGAAGACTATGGCGGATCTACCGTttcag atAGTCTTCAGCGGGGTGTACGTGATAATAGTGTACTTCATGACGGGCCAACCGATGCAGACGGACCGGGTGCTAATGTTCACGACCATTAACATCCTGACGGCGCTGGTGGCGCAGTCCCTGGGGCTGCTCATCGGCGCCGCCATGAAGATCGAGACGGGCGTATACCTGGGGCCCGTTACCACCATTCCCGTCGTGCTGTTCTCTGGTTTCTTCGTCAACTTCAACGCAATCCCCAGCTACTTGCAGTGGTTGACGTACCTCAGCTACGTGCGCTACGGCTTCGAGGGTGCCATGCTGTCGGTGTACGGCTTCGGCAGAGAGAAGCTACACTGCTCGGAGGCCTACTGCCACTTCCGGACCCCGAGCCTGTTCCTCAAGGAGATGACGATGGACCACTCCAACTTCTGGGTCGACGTCGGCGCATTGAGCGCTTTCTTCGTATTCATCCGAGTGATCTCCTATCTAGTTCTAAGGTTCAAATTGAAGATGATGCAGTAG